In the genome of Helicovermis profundi, the window ATTTAGGACATTTTACTTCATAGCAAGGAATCCCACGTTTATGTTCTTGAGAATATCCGCATTTAGGACAAACACATTTCCCATTAACACCTAATCCAAAATTTTTTTTGTTTTTTCCCATACCTTCATTATTCATTTAAAATCACTTCCTTATTACTTAATAAATCAAAATAAGAGTGGTTAGATTTACTAAGAATATTTAATAATAAATCATAATTTTTTTGGAGTTCATTCAAACTTTCTTCAATTAAAATATTTTCAGAAATAACAGGTAATAATTTTTTTGAAATTCTTTTTATATTTGGGCCAAATACTTTTGTAATTGCAATATTTATATTTTCTTTTTTTAAAATACTTAGAATACCTTTGGCTTTATTTGGATCAGCATGTTTCTTTTCTTCTTCGGTAGTATTTTCAATTCTATTTATAAAAACAATAGAATTAGAATCAATTTCATAAATATCATAATATATAGCATCTCCAAAATGTCTAATACAAAATTCTGTTCCATTATCTGTAGCACAAGCAATTAACATAAAATCCCTCCAAAATTAATATATATAATTATAACATTAATTTTTAATTAATAATAGTTATCAATTAAAAAAATGTGAAATTTACTCTTAATATATAATGAGTATGGGTAATCTTTTGTATTAAATTTCTATTAGCCTTAGTCTGTAAAAGGGTATTTAATTAGGAGGTATAAATAAAATTATAACAAATTAAATAATGCTATAATTATATTGTATAGGTTAAAATAAAAGTTTTAATATATAAAAATATTAATAGTAATTAGTGATTGTCATAAATAAGTATGAAAGGAGTATTTATGAAAAAAATTCGTGTATTAATTTTAACTATTATTATAATTGTTTCTTTTCACTCAATTAGTTTTTCTTTGTTATCTGATCATGATTTTAGCACAGAAAATGATGGTGTTTTTAAAAATATTACAATGTCATCTGGATTATCACAATCAAGTATTGAAAGTGTTTTAGTAGATACAAAAGGTCGTATATGGATTGGTACACAAGATGGACTTAATAGATATAATGGAGATAGTTTTATTTACTATAAGCATAATTTCAAAGATAATACAAGTATATCGAATAATACTATTAAGCAACTCTTTGAAGATTCAGAGGGAACTATTTGGGTAGGAACAATGAACGGAGGAATTGATTTATATAATACTAAAAATGATAATTTTGATAAACTTATTATAAAAGATGCTTATGGAAAAATAATTACTGATATTAGAGATATAAAGGAAGATAGCAATAAAAGAATAGTTATTGCTACTAATAAAGGTATTTATATCTACGATTTAATAAAAAATCAATTTTTAGATAATAACGTTTTAGATAAAATAGGTATTGAAAAACTTTTAATTGATAATGAAAATAAAATTTGGGCTGCAACAGAAAAAGGATTTTTTTCAATTTCTTTAAATAAGAGTAATTCAATATCTATATATAATTATTCTAAAAATGAATTCAAAAATATAATCAAATGTAAAGATAATTTTTTTCTTGTTCAAGAAGGAAATACAAATTTATTATTATTTAATACAGAAACAAAACAATTCCAAAATTTTGAATTATTTAAAAATACTAATATGGATACTATTTCTGCAATTCACAAAGATACAATTGGACAAATTTGGATTGGTACATTTAATAATGGTATCTATAATATAGATATTTCTTCAAAGAAAATAAAGCATTATATACATTCTCCTGAAGACGAACACTCTTTAAGTAAAAACGATGTTCGTGTTATATATGAAGATAGTCGCAATCAAATTTGGATTGGAACTAATACAAATGGAGTTTCAATTTATAGTTATAGAAATCAAAAGTTTCATGTAGTAAAAAATAATATATATAATAAATTTTCTCTATTAGATAATACAATTCGTGGATTCTACTATGATAAA includes:
- a CDS encoding NifB/NifX family molybdenum-iron cluster-binding protein; this translates as MLIACATDNGTEFCIRHFGDAIYYDIYEIDSNSIVFINRIENTTEEEKKHADPNKAKGILSILKKENINIAITKVFGPNIKRISKKLLPVISENILIEESLNELQKNYDLLLNILSKSNHSYFDLLSNKEVILNE